A stretch of Candidatus Sphingomonas phytovorans DNA encodes these proteins:
- the blaOXA gene encoding class D beta-lactamase, whose translation MAIDRRTFTTRLLLGAGAGIVGFPGTAEAIIAQPARATLLVDQATGKVLHRSGQCATRFSPCSTFKIPLALMGYDAGILKDARTPAWDYDPAVHEASRAVEKQRTDPTSWELNSVIWYSREITKRLGAARFKAYVDRLGYGNRDVSGNPGKGDGLINAWLMSSLAVSPDEQVAMLRRLLAGKLLSAQACALTEEILPLFDGSGGWRVQGKTGSGWLNAPDGHQDRTQPLGWFVGWADKTDGGGKRRVVFAKLAAGPGLPTPTTGMAMRDDLLASIGRLAG comes from the coding sequence ATGGCGATCGACCGGCGGACCTTCACGACACGGTTGCTGCTTGGCGCAGGTGCTGGAATCGTCGGATTTCCGGGGACTGCCGAAGCGATCATCGCGCAACCGGCGCGCGCGACCCTGCTGGTCGACCAGGCGACAGGCAAGGTGCTGCACCGGTCGGGCCAATGCGCAACGCGCTTCTCGCCCTGCTCGACCTTCAAGATTCCCTTGGCCTTGATGGGCTATGACGCGGGCATCCTGAAGGACGCGCGCACCCCCGCCTGGGACTATGACCCGGCCGTTCACGAGGCGAGCCGGGCGGTCGAGAAGCAGCGCACCGACCCGACGAGCTGGGAGCTGAATTCAGTGATCTGGTATTCGCGGGAGATCACCAAGCGCCTCGGGGCGGCGCGGTTCAAGGCCTATGTCGACCGGCTGGGCTATGGCAATCGAGACGTCAGCGGCAATCCGGGCAAGGGGGACGGGCTGATCAACGCCTGGCTCATGTCCTCGCTCGCCGTCTCGCCCGACGAGCAGGTCGCGATGTTGCGGCGGTTGCTGGCGGGAAAGCTGCTTTCGGCGCAGGCCTGTGCGCTGACCGAGGAGATCCTGCCGCTGTTCGACGGCAGCGGTGGCTGGCGCGTCCAAGGCAAGACCGGGAGCGGCTGGCTGAACGCCCCGGACGGGCATCAGGACAGGACTCAGCCGCTCGGCTGGTTCGTCGGCTGGGCGGACAAGACCGACGGCGGGGGCAAGCGGCGAGTGGTGTTCGCAAAGCTCGCGGCGGGGCCCGGCCTGCCCACGCCCACCACCGGCATGGCGATGCGCGACGATCTGCTGGCGTCGATCGGGCGGCTGGCGGGGTAG
- a CDS encoding lysozyme inhibitor LprI family protein has translation MIQRFTSRFRIACYNSILASLCVVLPIPSSAFGRSQADTGGKAVESAYERCSSAARAVMPKIFDCQRAELDRVDNALNRTYQQLRRTLPPTRFRKLRIEERAWLKRLDKTCTKEAGGSDALGQDSQFFWLGCLIRETDTRLSKLEALLPGRRPR, from the coding sequence ATGATCCAGCGCTTCACATCAAGATTCCGCATCGCTTGCTATAACTCGATTCTCGCTTCCCTATGCGTCGTATTGCCAATCCCGAGTTCGGCCTTTGGCCGGAGCCAAGCGGATACAGGGGGCAAGGCGGTCGAAAGCGCCTATGAGCGATGCTCCAGCGCCGCGCGAGCCGTGATGCCCAAGATCTTCGATTGTCAGCGTGCCGAACTCGACCGGGTCGATAACGCCCTCAACCGAACCTATCAGCAACTTCGGCGAACCCTGCCACCGACGCGATTCCGGAAATTGCGGATCGAGGAGCGGGCATGGCTCAAACGGCTCGATAAGACCTGTACGAAGGAAGCCGGCGGGAGCGACGCCCTCGGCCAAGATTCCCAGTTCTTCTGGCTGGGCTGCCTGATCCGGGAAACCGATACGCGCCTCAGCAAGTTGGAGGCGCTATTGCCAGGCCGTCGCCCCCGATGA
- a CDS encoding terminase family protein: MATTSMIPTDPAALDGLLARATPEERAEIATLLAADARACPWRPQPGAQMRALDSAADITGYGGAAGGGKSDLVAGLALTRHRRSLILRREKAQTDGIVQRIGEILGSTRGYAAQKSVWRIPAPDGGRLIEFGGLDNPGDHHKWQGRAHDLIAYDEVTEMREAQVRFTMGWARTSDPGQRARVLMTFNPPTSAEGRWVLDFFGPWLDRNHSNPAEPGELRWFTTIRGRDVEVPRAEPFVIFRHQPLYDFDPADFGAEKIITPRSRTFVPSRVTDNFFYLRTGYIDTLQAMPEPLRSQMLNGDFAAGVEDDDWQVIPTAWIDAAMARWRPCDSPGDPMPAMDSMGVDVAVGGRDAFVIACRHGGWFAPLIRIPGREIPQEAGGPVTAGHVIRHRRDRAVVHVDVIGWGLTTANFLTENGVQTVAVNAAAASAAGTSDGRLKFANMRAEMVWRLREAIDPQGADPIALPDDATLRADLAAYHWSVTARGILVRSKDEMKAMLGRSPDAGDAVCLANFRSMKLEVWEDLHRNRRGAEESAEDLYRDLR; this comes from the coding sequence ATGGCGACGACATCGATGATCCCGACTGATCCCGCCGCGCTCGACGGCCTGCTCGCCCGCGCCACACCGGAGGAACGGGCCGAGATCGCCACACTGCTCGCCGCCGATGCCCGGGCCTGCCCGTGGCGGCCGCAGCCCGGCGCCCAGATGCGCGCGCTCGATAGCGCGGCCGACATCACCGGCTATGGCGGCGCGGCGGGCGGCGGCAAATCCGATCTGGTCGCCGGGCTGGCGCTCACCCGGCACCGCCGGTCGCTGATCCTGCGGCGGGAGAAGGCGCAGACCGACGGCATCGTCCAGCGCATCGGGGAGATCCTAGGCTCGACCAGGGGCTATGCCGCGCAGAAATCGGTGTGGAGGATTCCGGCCCCAGACGGCGGCCGCCTGATCGAGTTCGGCGGGCTCGACAATCCGGGCGATCACCACAAATGGCAGGGCCGTGCGCACGACCTGATCGCCTATGACGAGGTGACCGAGATGCGCGAGGCGCAGGTGCGCTTCACCATGGGCTGGGCACGGACCAGCGACCCGGGCCAGCGCGCCCGGGTGCTGATGACGTTCAACCCGCCGACCAGCGCGGAGGGCCGCTGGGTGCTCGATTTCTTCGGGCCCTGGCTCGACAGGAACCATTCCAACCCGGCCGAACCAGGCGAGCTTCGCTGGTTCACCACCATCCGCGGGCGGGACGTGGAGGTGCCGCGCGCCGAACCCTTCGTGATCTTCCGGCACCAGCCGCTCTATGATTTCGACCCGGCCGATTTCGGCGCGGAGAAGATCATCACGCCGCGATCGCGCACCTTCGTGCCGAGCCGGGTGACCGACAATTTCTTCTATCTGCGTACCGGCTACATCGACACGCTCCAGGCGATGCCTGAACCGCTACGCTCGCAGATGCTCAACGGCGATTTCGCGGCCGGGGTTGAGGACGACGACTGGCAGGTCATCCCCACCGCCTGGATCGACGCGGCGATGGCACGCTGGCGGCCGTGCGATTCCCCGGGCGATCCGATGCCGGCAATGGACTCGATGGGCGTCGACGTCGCGGTGGGCGGCCGCGACGCTTTCGTCATCGCGTGCCGGCACGGCGGCTGGTTCGCCCCGCTGATCCGCATTCCCGGGCGCGAGATCCCGCAGGAAGCTGGCGGGCCCGTTACCGCCGGCCATGTCATCCGCCACCGGCGCGACCGGGCCGTGGTCCATGTCGATGTAATCGGATGGGGCCTGACCACCGCGAATTTCCTCACCGAGAATGGCGTGCAGACCGTCGCGGTCAATGCCGCCGCCGCCAGCGCCGCCGGAACCTCTGACGGGCGGCTGAAATTCGCCAATATGCGCGCCGAGATGGTGTGGCGTCTGCGCGAGGCGATCGACCCGCAAGGGGCCGACCCGATCGCCCTGCCCGACGATGCGACATTGCGCGCCGACCTGGCGGCCTATCACTGGAGCGTGACGGCGCGCGGCATCCTGGTGCGGTCGAAGGACGAGATGAAGGCGATGCTCGGCCGCTCACCCGATGCAGGCGACGCGGTGTGCCTGGCGAATTTCCGGTCGATGAAGCTGGAGGTGTGGGAGGATCTGCACCGGAATCGGCGCGGGGCGGAGGAGTCGGCGGAGGACCTGTACCGCGATCTGCGCTGA
- a CDS encoding TonB-dependent receptor, whose translation MTIGEVIERLERRNGGRPFSIIVNGRRLADISDLRDVPPEALAEIQILSNRSAGNYGFTPENKVLNLVLKPRFASTTADLGVRLPTEGGGDDATAALRHIKIDQEKRFNASVSLQGNTGLDGRDRIALLEGGANDALTPYRTLLPSSRAASLTAGLALPLGSTSVTISAALSDSLSRQLARFTLVEPGEGNVGAGGNSAQSITARGVIDASRTRFYQIGLSASGALKRITWAGELTGSVTVSRTGSQLSRQEITGLSADGDLAALPASYVPLAISSSSGTLGAALSANAPLVSLPAGDLAANMRLSGSLQRLVSTNGGIQPSRQVAGQGRYRGHLGFDVPVVGPGVPLGGFLGRVALSASADSEWVSSAGRYPSYDASVEWQPADFLSLSLGRSRAEAPPVLNRSRDAIVYTPGVLVVDTLTGDYVLVTRISGGETRLRAVSEDMSTLRLSLSKAVGSTNISATTEYISSRIANPVVYTGYASALFQRVFPGRFTRDGAGQLVSIDVRPFNASEERRNILKSNLHLTGTLGATGGGAPALADNRAITWDFSVTHELTLQDTLSPSAGAAGIDLLKTPLDGVQGTPRHRINIEVDASYRAFTFQLGARWRSGARVEDISALAPYSIRYAAFGTADAGMSWTLPQKDSKPDRSKPLRLWLTVENLFDKRFSVRDSNGQVPAAFSPAFLDPTGRVIVIRASRAL comes from the coding sequence CCGGAGAACAAGGTCCTGAACCTTGTCCTCAAGCCCCGTTTTGCCTCGACGACCGCCGACCTTGGAGTGCGCTTGCCCACGGAGGGTGGGGGCGACGACGCGACCGCTGCCCTGCGCCACATCAAGATCGACCAGGAGAAGCGCTTCAATGCTTCTGTATCCCTGCAGGGAAATACCGGGCTGGACGGCCGCGACCGCATCGCCCTTCTCGAAGGTGGAGCGAACGATGCGCTGACTCCCTATCGCACCTTGCTGCCGTCGAGCAGAGCGGCCTCCCTTACGGCCGGGCTGGCGCTGCCCCTTGGTTCCACCAGCGTGACAATATCCGCGGCGCTTTCCGATTCGCTGTCGCGGCAGCTTGCCAGATTCACGCTGGTGGAGCCTGGGGAAGGGAATGTCGGGGCTGGCGGCAATTCAGCGCAATCCATCACGGCGCGCGGCGTGATCGATGCGTCGCGCACGCGTTTCTACCAGATCGGCCTCAGCGCCTCCGGTGCGCTGAAGCGCATCACCTGGGCGGGCGAACTTACCGGCTCCGTCACGGTCTCCCGGACAGGCAGCCAGCTTTCCCGGCAGGAAATCACCGGCCTTTCGGCTGATGGGGATCTGGCGGCTCTTCCTGCGAGCTATGTGCCGCTCGCCATCTCGTCCAGCAGCGGCACCCTGGGGGCCGCCCTGAGCGCGAATGCGCCCCTGGTGTCGCTGCCTGCCGGCGACCTGGCCGCCAATATGAGGCTGAGCGGCTCGCTCCAGCGCCTCGTATCGACGAACGGCGGGATTCAGCCGTCACGGCAGGTGGCCGGACAGGGGCGGTATCGGGGGCATCTCGGGTTTGACGTGCCGGTCGTCGGCCCGGGCGTGCCCCTTGGCGGTTTCCTGGGGCGGGTCGCGCTGTCGGCGAGCGCCGATTCCGAATGGGTAAGTTCCGCCGGCCGATACCCGAGCTATGATGCCAGCGTCGAATGGCAGCCGGCCGATTTCCTCTCGCTCAGCCTGGGCCGGAGCCGCGCCGAGGCGCCGCCCGTCCTCAACCGGAGCCGGGATGCTATTGTCTATACGCCAGGTGTGCTGGTGGTCGACACGCTGACCGGCGACTATGTTCTGGTGACGCGCATATCCGGGGGCGAAACCCGTCTGCGCGCCGTGTCGGAAGATATGTCGACGCTCCGCCTCAGCCTGAGCAAGGCCGTCGGGTCGACCAATATCTCCGCCACGACTGAATATATATCGTCAAGGATCGCCAACCCGGTCGTCTATACCGGCTATGCGAGCGCGCTGTTTCAGCGCGTATTCCCCGGCCGGTTCACAAGAGATGGTGCCGGTCAGCTCGTCTCCATAGATGTGCGCCCGTTCAACGCGTCCGAGGAACGGCGCAACATCCTGAAATCCAATCTGCACCTCACCGGCACCTTAGGTGCGACAGGTGGTGGCGCACCCGCTTTGGCGGACAATCGCGCGATCACCTGGGATTTCAGCGTCACGCACGAATTGACATTGCAGGACACGCTGAGCCCTTCCGCCGGCGCGGCTGGCATCGATCTGCTGAAGACCCCCCTTGATGGCGTCCAGGGCACACCGCGGCACAGGATCAACATTGAGGTGGATGCCTCCTATCGGGCCTTCACGTTCCAGCTCGGCGCGCGGTGGAGATCGGGGGCTCGCGTGGAGGATATCTCGGCCTTGGCTCCCTATTCGATCCGATACGCCGCTTTTGGCACCGCGGACGCAGGGATGTCCTGGACGCTTCCGCAAAAGGATTCGAAACCGGACCGGTCGAAACCGCTTCGCCTCTGGCTGACAGTCGAGAACCTGTTCGACAAACGGTTCTCGGTGCGAGATTCCAACGGGCAGGTCCCCGCAGCATTCAGCCCTGCATTCCTTGACCCGACAGGTCGTGTCATCGTCATTCGGGCAAGCCGCGCATTGTGA